A region of Thermococcus argininiproducens DNA encodes the following proteins:
- a CDS encoding SDH family Clp fold serine proteinase, with product MSRENRVKLIEKIEKLRNSRVIVYVTGDRKNYPPLSQISDDVLPLFKEILDEIGWTKRIDLFLYSRGGATEVPWKIVSLIREYCDHFGVLIPFRAHSAATMIALGADEIVCGPAAELGPIDPSLTTPFNPRDPRGNPIPISVEAVRAYLDFASEYESQKQPQKAFELLSNVANPLAIGEVYRQHNYIRMVAMKLLKLNKNSPDDATCENIVKKLVEETYFHGHAIKKEEAKEIGLNIIDADPELEKVMWELLKEYSREMALNEPFEPLKLLRTNNFQEVEDENVCGLLESSTISYVNIAKVLVQSIRQMPPSISLNIPLVLPPNIAEIIETNPDLRDIINELYQNLVARIQQQVIQELNRQAPVVDVDLKRIEVKWIKL from the coding sequence ATGTCTCGAGAAAATAGAGTTAAACTGATTGAGAAAATTGAGAAATTAAGAAATTCGAGAGTGATTGTCTATGTTACTGGAGATAGAAAAAATTACCCTCCATTAAGCCAGATTTCAGATGATGTCTTACCATTATTTAAGGAGATTCTTGATGAAATTGGATGGACCAAAAGAATTGATTTGTTTCTGTATAGTCGGGGTGGAGCTACAGAAGTCCCTTGGAAGATAGTATCTCTGATAAGAGAATATTGTGACCATTTTGGCGTCTTAATTCCGTTCAGAGCACATAGTGCTGCAACTATGATTGCATTAGGTGCGGATGAAATTGTATGCGGGCCAGCAGCGGAGCTTGGCCCAATTGATCCGTCCTTAACTACTCCGTTTAACCCAAGAGACCCTCGGGGCAATCCTATACCAATAAGTGTTGAGGCTGTAAGAGCTTACCTTGACTTTGCTTCTGAATATGAGTCACAAAAACAGCCTCAAAAGGCTTTTGAGTTGCTATCTAATGTTGCAAATCCTCTGGCAATTGGAGAAGTATATAGACAGCATAACTATATAAGAATGGTCGCAATGAAATTATTGAAGTTAAATAAGAACTCTCCAGATGATGCCACTTGTGAAAATATTGTCAAAAAGCTTGTGGAGGAAACATATTTTCATGGTCATGCTATTAAAAAAGAAGAAGCAAAAGAAATTGGCTTAAATATTATAGATGCCGATCCAGAATTAGAAAAAGTTATGTGGGAATTACTAAAGGAATACAGTAGAGAAATGGCATTAAATGAGCCATTTGAACCGTTAAAACTCTTAAGGACTAACAATTTTCAAGAAGTAGAAGATGAGAATGTATGTGGATTGTTAGAGAGCTCTACAATAAGCTATGTGAACATTGCTAAGGTTTTGGTCCAGTCAATAAGACAAATGCCCCCATCAATTTCACTTAACATTCCTCTGGTGTTGCCACCGAATATTGCTGAAATTATAGAAACAAATCCGGACTTGAGAGATATTATTAATGAATTGTATCAAAACTTAGTTGCAAGAATCCAACAACAAGTAATTCAAGAGCTAAACAGACAAGCCCCTGTAGTAGATGTTGACCTTAAAAGAATAGAAGTCAAGTGGATTAAGTTATAA